CCAGCAACGCGACGAGCCCGTCGAGGTTGCCGTCGTGTGCGGCGGCGAAGAACCGGTTGGCCAGCTGCTGCGCCTCGGTGGTGGACGTAGCCGTGGGCGTCGGCTGGTCGGTACGGACCCGGCGCCTGGCCCGGGTGGCGAGCTGGCGGCAGGCCTCCTCGGACTTGCCCAGGATCGACGCCACCTCGGCGTACGGCAGGTCGAAGACGTCGTGCAGCAGCAGCGCCGCCCGCTGCTCGGGGCTGAGCCGCTCCAGCAGCACGAGGAACGCCGTGGACAGCGAGTCGGCGAGCGCGGCCGCGTCGGCGGGGTCGTCGAGCACAGAAGGCTCGGGCAGCCACGGGCCGACGTACGTCTCCCGCCGGTGCTGCGCAGACCGCAGCTGGTCGATGGCCAGCCGGGTGGTGATGGTGACCAGGTAGCCGCGCTGGGAGTCCGGCCGTTCGCCGGCGAGCAGGGCACGCCGCAGTCGCAGGAACGCCTCCTGCACCACGTCCTCGGCGTCGCGGAAGCTGCCGAGCATCCGGTACGCCACCGCGAGCAGCGCGCCGCGGTGCTCCGTGTACGCCGCCGCCAGACGACGGTCGATGTCGTCCCAGTCGCGGGTCTCTTGGTCGGTCACATCTGTCCTGACGAGCTGCGCACGGTGGTTGTGACAGCGAGCCTGTCACAACCGGCGGCCGTATCTCGTCCACTCCTCGTCCGATGTTCGAGAGGAGTGCTCATGTCCGTAGCGTTGTGGTTGGTCAGTGGCCTGCT
This genomic stretch from Streptosporangiales bacterium harbors:
- a CDS encoding sigma-70 family RNA polymerase sigma factor; this translates as MAAAYTEHRGALLAVAYRMLGSFRDAEDVVQEAFLRLRRALLAGERPDSQRGYLVTITTRLAIDQLRSAQHRRETYVGPWLPEPSVLDDPADAAALADSLSTAFLVLLERLSPEQRAALLLHDVFDLPYAEVASILGKSEEACRQLATRARRRVRTDQPTPTATSTTEAQQLANRFFAAAHDGNLDGLVALLAPEAEFVGDGGSSGRGVTRAIHGADAVAKTVRGIFRRIRSLSGTTQPVWVGTQPAVLILAPDGALAGVWSLVVAGDRVHAVHGMVNPAKLEHLGIPLTDLAR